The Maridesulfovibrio bastinii DSM 16055 region GGTGGCAAACCGTTTAATATTATTAAATTCAAAACTATGAGTGATGCCCGTGATGAAAGCGGCAAACTGAAGCCGGACAGCGAGAGACTGACCCGACTGGGAAAAATATTGCGATCCACCTCTCTTGATGAGTTGCCGGAACTTGTAAATGTTATTTTCGGGGATATGTCTCTTGTCGGCCCGCGCCCCCTGCTGATGCAGTATCTTGAAAGGTACAGCCCGGAACAGGCCCGCAGGCACGAAATCCGTCCGGGCATAACCGGATGGGCGCAAGTTAACGGGCGTAACGCAATTTCATGGGAAGAAAAATTTAAGCTGGACGTCTGGTATGTTGACAACCACAGCCTTCTGCTCGACATAAAAATACTTTTTATGACCGTTGCCCGTGTTTTCAAACGAGATGGTATCAGCCAGCCGGGTGAAGCTACTGCAAAAGAATTCATGGGCAGTAGGGATAAAAATTAATCAGACTGCTTAGTTTTGAACATATTGCAATATATCAGCTAGTTAAATGATTGTGAGGGCAAAGATTAATGCTTTCGGATCATTTTTTTAAAAAATTTCTCGCTAAAGAAGCCCGATTTGGTTTACAGGGAAGCATCAAAAAGAAAAACTGTTAATTATTTCAATAATAATTAAAGTAAAAAACACGCTGAGCATATTAAAAAACATCATGGATAATTAAAATACCTGCCAGCAGATCTGACAGTTTGGATAAAACAATACAGGAGTTTTTCAGTGTCTACCGATCGTTCCAAAAGAATATACCTCTCCCCGCCCCACATGGGTGGCAGCGAACAAAAATATATTGCCGAAGCTTTTGAAAGCAACTTCATTGCCCCTCTAGGACCGCAGGTTAACGGCTTTGAAAAGGACTTTTCAGAAATTTCAGGATTCAAACATTGCGCGGCACTGACAAGTGGAACAGCCGCCATGCATCTGGCTCTGCGCATTCTGGGGGTTAGCTCCGGAGATGTTGTCATCGCATCAGACCTGACTTTTATCGGCAGCGTCAGCCCGGTAACTTTTCTTGGAGCTGAACCTGTCTTTGTGGACTCAGACTATGAGACATGGAACATGGACCCCGAACTGCTGGATAAAGCCATAAAATCCTGCATAGCCGAAGGCCGCACACCGAAAGCGGTAGTACCGACCGATCTTTACGGGCAATGCGCTGACTATGACCGCATTCTGGAAGTACTGAAACCTTACTCCATACCGCTTGTAATTGATGCGGCAGAATCAGTAGGCTCCATGTACAAGGGTAAATTCGCTGGCAAAGGAGCATTTGCCGCAGTTTATTCCTTCAATGGAAATAAAATTATCACCTCATCAGGTGGCGGAATGCTCGCCTCTGACGATGAAGAAACAATAGAAAAAGCCCGCTGGCTCTCCCAGCAGGCGCGTGAGCCTAAACCGTATTATGAGCACAATGAAATCGGTTACAACTACCGTATGAGCAATGTCGTCGCGGCAATCGGGCGCGGCCAGCTTGAGGTGCTTGAAGAGCGTGTCCGCCGTAAACGTGAGATTTTTGATTTTTATGAGCAGAGGCTGGCTTCCCACAAAGGTTTGAGCTTTATGCCCGATCCTGACTTTGGCAAAAGCAACCGCTGGCTCACAGTAATGCTGATAGACAGCAGTCTTTTTGGGGCAACTCCTGAAGAGATAAGGCTGGCTCTTGAAAAAGAAAATATTGAATCACGTCCGGTCTGGAATCCAATGCATCGCCAACCGGTATTCAAAAATTGTCAGACTTTTGGTGGAAAGGTCGGGGAGGACCTTTTTGAACACGGTTTATGCCTGCCATGCGGGACAGCAATGACCGCAGATGAGCTTGAGCTTGTGGTCTCCACTATTTTGAATTGCAGGAAATAAAGAATGTTAAACAGTCTACGTAATGCAAAATTTTATCTCATGGTTGTTCTGGACCTGATAATTTTTGCACTGTCATTTTTTGCGGCATATTTGTTCCGATTTGATTTTCAGCCGCCCTTATATGCTACCACCCAGTGTTTAAACCTGCTCAAGTACGTTCTATTTATAAAATTCGCTGTGTTTTTAGTGATGGGGCTTTATCGCGGAATGTGGAGATACACCGGATTGCGTGACCTCTGGCACATACTGGAAGCAACATTTTTACAGTCGGTTATCCTAATCACGCTGGTACTTTACAAGTTCGGATTCAGCGGATTCTCGCGCGGTATATTCATCATCGACTGGCTGATTACAGTTTTCATGGTAGGTGGTTTAAGAGTCACCATAAGATCATTTTATGCCTATCATGATGGAATACAGCTTAATAAAAAAGGGACTTCCAATGGTGAAGGGACAAATGTCATTATCATCGGAGCCGGAAGAGCCGGAGAAAAAGTTGTCAGAGAAATCATAAGTACAAACCATCGTAAATATATTCCTGTAGGTTTTATTGATGATGACGGCTCCAAAAAAGGACGCACAATACACGGAATCCCGGTCCTTGGTTCGCTCACAGACTTACCCGAAGCGATAAACCGTAAATCGGTCAAAGAAATCCTTATCGCAGTGACCGAGGCCAGCGGGGAGCAGATGCGCGAGATCATCGAAGCCTGCAAAAAAACCGGACTGCCGTATAAAATCCTGCCCGGAATGGAAGAAATTATTGACGGTAAGGTCGGAATCAAGGCCCTGCGTGATGTAAGCTATCAGGACCTTCTGGGCCGTTCTCCCGTTCAACTCGATAGTACAAGAATAAGCAGATATATTTCTGGAAAGACAATACTGATCACCGGCTGCGGTGGTTCCATTGGTTCTGAACTCGTAAGGCAGGTTATCCGCTTTAATCCGGCAAGAATTATCCTTGTTGATGCAAGTGAAGCCAACCTTTATGCCATTCAGATGGAACTCCATCATGAGTTTAAATTTCGTGAATATGTAACTGTTCTCGGCGGGGTTCAGGACCGTGAGCTGATGGATAAGGTTTTTGGAACGCATAAACCGCAGACTGTGTTCCATGCCGCGGCCTACAAGCATGTTCCAATGCTGGAAAGAAATCCGTGGCAGGCTGTTGCCAACAACATCTGCGGCACCAGAAATATTATGGAGATGGCCGACAGACACGGCGTAGACCGTTTTGTCACTGTTTCTACGGATAAAGCAGTTCGCCCCACAAACATAATGGGCGCGTCCAAGAGGATAACTGAACTGCTGATGCGCATGTTTAAGGAGTCGAAAACAACATTCATGGCCGTAAGATTCGGAAACGTGATCGGATCATCCGGCTCGGTAATCCCGCTGTTCAGACGGCAGATAGAGCTGGGCGGACCGGTTACAGTGACCCATCCTGATGTGACCAGATATTTTATGTCCATTTCAGAAGCAGCCCAGTTGATACTACAGGCCGGAGTAATGGCCGAGGGCGGAGAAATATTCATTCTGGAAATGGGCAAACCTGTTAAAATTGCTGAGATGGCCCACGATCTTATCCGGCTTTCAGGCAAAGAACCGGAAACAGATATTAAAATCATTTTCACAGGACTAAGAGCCGGAGAAAAGCTCTATGAAGAACTTATCACCGAAGGTGAAGGGATTGTCCGCACTGAACATGAAAAAATAATGGTTTTAAAAGCATTCAACTTCGACCAGAAAGCATACGCCAGAGAACTTGAAGGGATGCTTTCAAAACTTTCAGATGCAGCGGAAAAACTGGATGGCGAAAAAGTTCGGGCGGTTATGCATAAGATCGTTCCAGAGTTTGATGAAGAGGGATGATATCCCTTGTGCCTGCTTGGCTTGAGCGATTTTTAACAGCGTCTTGAGTTGACAGTTCGTACAGAATAACTTAACAAACTAGATCATGCTTAAAGAACTTTTTACGTCTAAAACAAGAATAAAGCTTCTGCTTAAGCTTTTTCTAAATCCGGATGTTTCCTCATATCTGAGGGAGCTTGCAGCCGAGTTTGATGTTTCTCCCAATGCGATGAAGGAGGAATTAGACGGGCTTAGCGAAGCCGGATATCTGAACAAAAAAAAAGAGGGAAGGTATATATTCTATAATGCCAATTCATCCCACCCTTTTTTCCCGGAAATAAGTTCCATCGTCCGCAAATACGTAGGTATCGACCGGATTCTTGAATATATTCTTTCAACCATGGGAAAGGTCGATTCAGTATATATTCTTGACGATTATGCGCGGGGAATGGATTCCGGAATAATTGATGTTCTGATTATTGCGAATGAGACTGATTCCGAACGTATCGCCGATCTGCAGGCCAAAGCGGAAAAGGCCATCAAACGTAAGATCAGACTGATGACCCTGGACACAGCAGAGTTTGAAAACACAAAAGACATTTATTTAAGACGGCCACATTGGAAAATCGTCTGACAATAAATGCCTAACAGGAGGGCTAGCCCCATGAATATTCCTTTTATTGACCTAAAGAAACAATTCTCATTAATCGAAAAACAGGTCCGCGCTAATATGGATGCGGTCCTTGAGCACGGAGCCTATGTTATGGGACCGGAAATCACCGAGCTCGAAAAACGCCTTGCCGATTACTGCGGCGTTAAGCATGCTCTCGGATGTTCTTCCGGAACTGATGCATTGATACTTGCTCTTATGGCACTGGACGTAAAACCCGGTGATGCTGTTTTCACAACACCTTTTACCTTCTTTGCAACAGCAGAAGCCATCGCTCTGCTTGGTGCCACTCCGGTTTTTGTTGATATTGACCCCGTAACTTTCAATATCGACCCAGAAAAACTAGATGAAGCCATCAAGACCATGAAAGGCGAAGGCAGCCATGTTCTTCCCAAAGTTGAAGGACTTACCCCCAAGGGTATTATTTCCGTAGACATCTTCGGTCTGCCCGCCGACTTTGATGCAATCAACGCTGTGGCAGAAAAACACGGCCTTTTCCTTGTTGAAGATGCTGCTCAGGGTTTTGGCGGAGTGT contains the following coding sequences:
- a CDS encoding sugar transferase, with the translated sequence MIKRAFDLIISIPAFLLLLPLMLLIGWLLHRNMGGCVIFRQRRPGLGGKPFNIIKFKTMSDARDESGKLKPDSERLTRLGKILRSTSLDELPELVNVIFGDMSLVGPRPLLMQYLERYSPEQARRHEIRPGITGWAQVNGRNAISWEEKFKLDVWYVDNHSLLLDIKILFMTVARVFKRDGISQPGEATAKEFMGSRDKN
- a CDS encoding DegT/DnrJ/EryC1/StrS family aminotransferase, which codes for MSTDRSKRIYLSPPHMGGSEQKYIAEAFESNFIAPLGPQVNGFEKDFSEISGFKHCAALTSGTAAMHLALRILGVSSGDVVIASDLTFIGSVSPVTFLGAEPVFVDSDYETWNMDPELLDKAIKSCIAEGRTPKAVVPTDLYGQCADYDRILEVLKPYSIPLVIDAAESVGSMYKGKFAGKGAFAAVYSFNGNKIITSSGGGMLASDDEETIEKARWLSQQAREPKPYYEHNEIGYNYRMSNVVAAIGRGQLEVLEERVRRKREIFDFYEQRLASHKGLSFMPDPDFGKSNRWLTVMLIDSSLFGATPEEIRLALEKENIESRPVWNPMHRQPVFKNCQTFGGKVGEDLFEHGLCLPCGTAMTADELELVVSTILNCRK
- a CDS encoding polysaccharide biosynthesis protein, whose translation is MLNSLRNAKFYLMVVLDLIIFALSFFAAYLFRFDFQPPLYATTQCLNLLKYVLFIKFAVFLVMGLYRGMWRYTGLRDLWHILEATFLQSVILITLVLYKFGFSGFSRGIFIIDWLITVFMVGGLRVTIRSFYAYHDGIQLNKKGTSNGEGTNVIIIGAGRAGEKVVREIISTNHRKYIPVGFIDDDGSKKGRTIHGIPVLGSLTDLPEAINRKSVKEILIAVTEASGEQMREIIEACKKTGLPYKILPGMEEIIDGKVGIKALRDVSYQDLLGRSPVQLDSTRISRYISGKTILITGCGGSIGSELVRQVIRFNPARIILVDASEANLYAIQMELHHEFKFREYVTVLGGVQDRELMDKVFGTHKPQTVFHAAAYKHVPMLERNPWQAVANNICGTRNIMEMADRHGVDRFVTVSTDKAVRPTNIMGASKRITELLMRMFKESKTTFMAVRFGNVIGSSGSVIPLFRRQIELGGPVTVTHPDVTRYFMSISEAAQLILQAGVMAEGGEIFILEMGKPVKIAEMAHDLIRLSGKEPETDIKIIFTGLRAGEKLYEELITEGEGIVRTEHEKIMVLKAFNFDQKAYARELEGMLSKLSDAAEKLDGEKVRAVMHKIVPEFDEEG
- a CDS encoding winged helix-turn-helix domain-containing protein, which codes for MLKELFTSKTRIKLLLKLFLNPDVSSYLRELAAEFDVSPNAMKEELDGLSEAGYLNKKKEGRYIFYNANSSHPFFPEISSIVRKYVGIDRILEYILSTMGKVDSVYILDDYARGMDSGIIDVLIIANETDSERIADLQAKAEKAIKRKIRLMTLDTAEFENTKDIYLRRPHWKIV